A stretch of the Nicotiana tabacum cultivar K326 chromosome 6, ASM71507v2, whole genome shotgun sequence genome encodes the following:
- the LOC107760804 gene encoding 5-formyltetrahydrofolate cyclo-ligase, mitochondrial isoform X2, producing MTNPWTVATSATAVGLSSTRFFFTRSAILRRQPSPCYGVATMSATGEQNFSSDAAHLETIFKQKKALRSVVKRDLKSMDPTLRSQEDEAIQRIVMEAPWFKACKRLCAYISCSALREVDTTRILSHILGSHSEMQKKLFVPRVEDRNRNMRMLHISSTNDLIANSMDILEPAPVDADGNEREDVLFANEPVDLFLLPGLAFDKAGRRLGRGGGYYDTFLSRYQELAMERNWKQPLKIALCYSVQIVDEGTIPLTPNDILVDALVSPSGVIPISPAALEIHH from the exons ATGACCAATCCTTGGACAGTAGCCACGTCAGCTACTGCGGTGGGACTATCCAGCACCCGCTTCTTTTTCACCCGCTCCGCCATCCTCCGCCGTCAACCCTCACCGTGTTACGGCGTGGCCACCATGAGCGCCACCGGAGAACAAAACTTCAGTTCGGACGCTGCCCATTTGGAAACAATTTTCAAGCAGAAAAAGGCCCTCCGTTCTGTTGTGAAAAGAGATCTCAAGTCCATGGATCCCACCCTTAGATCCCAAGAAG ATGAAGCAATACAAAGGATTGTAATGGAGGCTCCATGGTTTAAGGCTTGCAAGAGATTGTGTGCTTACATAAGCTGTAGTGCTTTGCGAGAAGTAGATACAACCCGAATACTATCTCATATTCTCGGAAGCCATTCAGAG ATGCAAAAGAAGCTTTTTGTTCCAAGAGTGGAGGATAGGAACAGAAACATGCGAATGCTTCACATCTCAAGCACTAACGATTTGATTGCAAATTCAATGGACATTCTGGAACCAGCTCCAGTCGATGCTGATGGAAATGAACGTGAAGATG TATTGTTCGCAAATGAGCCTGTTGATTTGTTTCTTTTACCTG GACTTGCATTTGATAAAGCTGGAAGACGGTTGGGCCGCGGTGGAGG TTACTACGACACCTTTTTGTCAAGATATCAAGAGCTTGCAATGGAGCGGAATTGGAAGCAACCTCTCAAAA TTGCACTTTGTTACTCAGTGCAGATAGTGGATGAGGGTACTATACCACTAACTCCAAATGATATTCTTGTGGATGCACTTGTATCACCTTCCGGTGTGATTCCTATTAGTCCAGCTGCGCTGGAGATACACCATTGA
- the LOC107760804 gene encoding 5-formyltetrahydrofolate cyclo-ligase, mitochondrial isoform X4 codes for MTNPWTVATSATAVGLSSTRFFFTRSAILRRQPSPCYGVATMSATGEQNFSSDAAHLETIFKQKKALRSVVKRDLKSMDPTLRSQEDEAIQRIVMEAPWFKACKRLCAYISCSALREVDTTRILSHILGSHSEMQKKLFVPRVEDRNRNMRMLHISSTNDLIANSMDILEPAPVDADGNEREDVLFANEPVDLFLLPVTTTPFCQDIKSLQWSGIGSNLSKLHFVTQCR; via the exons ATGACCAATCCTTGGACAGTAGCCACGTCAGCTACTGCGGTGGGACTATCCAGCACCCGCTTCTTTTTCACCCGCTCCGCCATCCTCCGCCGTCAACCCTCACCGTGTTACGGCGTGGCCACCATGAGCGCCACCGGAGAACAAAACTTCAGTTCGGACGCTGCCCATTTGGAAACAATTTTCAAGCAGAAAAAGGCCCTCCGTTCTGTTGTGAAAAGAGATCTCAAGTCCATGGATCCCACCCTTAGATCCCAAGAAG ATGAAGCAATACAAAGGATTGTAATGGAGGCTCCATGGTTTAAGGCTTGCAAGAGATTGTGTGCTTACATAAGCTGTAGTGCTTTGCGAGAAGTAGATACAACCCGAATACTATCTCATATTCTCGGAAGCCATTCAGAG ATGCAAAAGAAGCTTTTTGTTCCAAGAGTGGAGGATAGGAACAGAAACATGCGAATGCTTCACATCTCAAGCACTAACGATTTGATTGCAAATTCAATGGACATTCTGGAACCAGCTCCAGTCGATGCTGATGGAAATGAACGTGAAGATG TATTGTTCGCAAATGAGCCTGTTGATTTGTTTCTTTTACCTG TTACTACGACACCTTTTTGTCAAGATATCAAGAGCTTGCAATGGAGCGGAATTGGAAGCAACCTCTCAAAA TTGCACTTTGTTACTCAGTGCAGATAG
- the LOC107768781 gene encoding germin-like protein subfamily T member 2, with product MATMKSQSEFLTRVTFLLIILVVLPFPSHSADPDPLQDFCVGILNSTSTSLNGFPCKPASEVTSDDFFFDGLGKEGNTDNVFGYSVTPGSVHSFPGLNTLGLSMNRVDYAPGGLSSPHIHPRATESGVVIKGKLFVAFVTTDNKFYSKVLTAGQMFVVPRGLVHFQMNVGKGKALTFTAFNSHLPGAIVLPTTLFASTPPIPDDVLTKTFQVEASVIDGIKGKFGA from the coding sequence ATGGCTACCATGAAGTCTCAGTCGGAGTTTCTTACTCGTGTGACATTCTTGTTGATAATTCTGGTAGTCTTACCTTTTCCTTCTCATTCAGCTGATCCTGATCCACTGCAGGATTTCTGTGTTGGAATTCTGAACAGCACATCAACATCTCTTAACGGCTTTCCTTGCAAACCTGCTTCCGAAGTTACTTCGGATGACTTCTTCTTTGATGGTCTAGGCAAAGAAGGAAACACAGACAATGTATTTGGATACAGCGTGACCCCAGGAAGTGTTCATTCTTTCCCAGGCTTGAACACGCTAGGTCTCTCAATGAATCGAGTTGACTATGCCCCGGGAGGGTTGAGTTCACCCCATATCCACCCTCGTGCAACTGAGTCCGGGGTTGTCATCAAGGGGAAACTCTTTGTTGCGTTCGTGACAACGGACAACAAGTTCTATTCCAAAGTTTTGACTGCAGGGCAGATGTTTGTGGTACCCCGAGGACTAGTGCATTTTCAAATGAATGTTGGTAAGGGGAAGGCATTGACCTTCACAGCTTTTAACAGTCATTTGCCAGGCGCAATCGTCCTTCCAACTACACTATTTGCTTCGACGCCACCCATTCCCGATGATGTGTTGACTAAGACCTTCCAAGTTGAAGCAAGTGTCATTGATGGCATCAAGGGCAAGTTTGGTGCTTAA
- the LOC107760806 gene encoding germin-like protein subfamily T member 2, whose product MAALNSQSGFSIGVTFLLIILVVLPFPSHSADPDPLQDFCVGILNSTSTSLNGFPCKPASEVTSDDFFFDGLSKEGDTDNVFGFSVTPGNVLAFPGLNTLGLSMNRVDYAPGGINPPHSHPRATESGVVIKGKLFVGFVTTDNKFYSKVLTAGQMFVVPRGLVHFQMNVGKGKALTFTAFNSHLPGVVVLPTTLFASTPPIPNDVLTKTFQVEASVIDGIKAKFGA is encoded by the coding sequence ATGGCTGCCCTGAACTCTCAGTCGGGGTTTTCTATTGGTGTGACATTCTTGTTGATAATTCTGGTAGTCTTACCGTTTCCTTCTCACTCAGCTGATCCTGATCCATTGCAGGATTTCTGTGTTGGAATTCTGAACAGCACATCAACATCTCTTAACGGCTTTCCTTGCAAACCTGCTTCCGAAGTTACTTCGGATGACTTCTTCTTTGATGGTCTAAGCAAAGAGGGAGACACAGACAATGTATTTGGATTCAGTGTGACACCAGGAAATGTTCTTGCTTTCCCGGGGTTGAACACGCTAGGTCTCTCAATGAATCGAGTTGACTATGCCCCGGGAGGGATAAATCCACCCCATTCACACCCTCGTGCAACTGAGTCCGGGGTTGTCATCAAGGGGAAACTCTTTGTTGGGTTCGTGACAACGGATAACAAGTTCTATTCCAAAGTTTTGACTGCAGGGCAGATGTTTGTGGTACCCCGAGGACTAGTGCATTTTCAAATGAATGTTGGTAAGGGGAAGGCATTGACCTTCACAGCTTTTAACAGTCATTTGCCAGGCGTAGTCGTCCTTCCAACTACACTATTTGCTTCGACACCTCCCATTCCTAATGATGTGTTGACTAAGACCTTCCAAGTTGAAGCAAGTGTCATTGATGGAATCAAGGCCAAATTTGGTGCTTAA
- the LOC142182202 gene encoding uncharacterized protein LOC142182202 encodes MQLRFMLSVVYAHNTREERKELWEEIEQQSSTCQQPWLISGDFNYVLNVEDRIGGGGGGGDPVTSTEVVDFHNCVDTCGLIELPQQGQKYTWNDRSDDHRIFSKIDWMFINEVWLNTMHACRATFLPEGISDHCPAKVMLNESNFRRRTAFYYSNVWAQYTLFLAKVREVWDAQIDGCKMYQVVQKLKQLKGKLKELNKQHFSNIVTEAEEDKVSLMQAQTLLQLDPLNAQFQKDEKIKFQKFKKSSSLAEMFLQQKSKATWINLGDDNTKYFFSVIKHRKLQQAITQMKDQYGNWQTEQEAIANIFMDYYTDLLGKKQSDRLKAFTSILNNGQPLSMEQQINLIKPYSKREGHHRGSIDIPQQWKSVKANQHCQYCIDPKGKGY; translated from the exons ATGCAATTGAGGTTTATGTTATCAGTAGTGTATGCACATAATACTAGAGAGGAGAGGAAGGAGTTATGGGAGGAAATAGAGCAACAAAGCTCAACATGTCAGCAACCTTGGTTAATCTCAGGAGATTTCAATTATGTGTTGAATGTTGAAGATAGaattggtggtggtggtggtggtggggatCCAGTAACTTCGACAGAAGTTGTGGATTTTCATAATTGTGTGGATACATGTGGTCTAATTGAGCTTCCTCAACAAGGACAAAAGTACACTTGGAATGATAGAAGTGATGATCATAGAATTTTCTCTAAAATAGATTGGATGTTTATTAATGAAGTCTGGCTAAATACTATGCATGCATGTAGAGCAACCTTCCTACCTGAAGGCATCAGTGATCATTGCCCAGCTAAAGTGATGTTGAATGAGAGTAACTTTAGAAGAAGGACAGCTTTCTATTATAGCAATGTTTGGGCACAATACACTTTATTTCTTGCTAAGGTTAGGGAAGTATGGGATGCACAAATTGATGGTTGCAAAATGTATCAAGTAGTGCAGAAATTAAAACAGCTAAAAgggaagttgaaagagttgaataAGCAACATTTCAGTAACATAGTGACGGAAGCAGAAGAAGATAAAGTATCACTGATGCAAGCTCAGACACTATTGCAACTTGATCCTTTAAATGCACAATTCCAGAAGGATGAGAAGATTAAATTCCAAAAGTTCAAGAAATCTTCATCCTTAGCAGAGATGTTCCTGCAACAAAAGAGTAAAGCTACTTGGATAAATCTTGGAGATGACAACACTAAGTACTTTTTCTCAGTTATAAAACATAGAAAACTGCAGCAGGCAATCACTCAGATGAAGGATCAATATGGAAACTGGCAGACTGAACAAGAAGCTATTGCTAATATATTTATGGATTATTACACTGATTTACTAGGAAAGAAGCAGTCTGATAGATTGAAAGCTTTCACTAGCATTCTCAACAATGGACAGCCTTTATCAATGGAACAACAAATTAATCTAATTAAGCCTTACTCTAAAAG GGAAGGACATCACAGAGGCAGTATTGACATTCCTCAACAATGGAAGTCTGTTAAGGCAAATCAACACTGCCAATATTGTATTGATCCCAAAGGTAAAGGTTACTGA
- the LOC107760804 gene encoding 5-formyltetrahydrofolate cyclo-ligase, mitochondrial isoform X3 yields MTNPWTVATSATAVGLSSTRFFFTRSAILRRQPSPCYGVATMSATGEQNFSSDAAHLETIFKQKKALRSVVKRDLKSMDPTLRSQEDEAIQRIVMEAPWFKACKRLCAYISCSALREVDTTRILSHILGSHSEDLQMQKKLFVPRVEDRNRNMRMLHISSTNDLIANSMDILEPAPVDADGNEREDVLFANEPVDLFLLPVTTTPFCQDIKSLQWSGIGSNLSKLHFVTQCR; encoded by the exons ATGACCAATCCTTGGACAGTAGCCACGTCAGCTACTGCGGTGGGACTATCCAGCACCCGCTTCTTTTTCACCCGCTCCGCCATCCTCCGCCGTCAACCCTCACCGTGTTACGGCGTGGCCACCATGAGCGCCACCGGAGAACAAAACTTCAGTTCGGACGCTGCCCATTTGGAAACAATTTTCAAGCAGAAAAAGGCCCTCCGTTCTGTTGTGAAAAGAGATCTCAAGTCCATGGATCCCACCCTTAGATCCCAAGAAG ATGAAGCAATACAAAGGATTGTAATGGAGGCTCCATGGTTTAAGGCTTGCAAGAGATTGTGTGCTTACATAAGCTGTAGTGCTTTGCGAGAAGTAGATACAACCCGAATACTATCTCATATTCTCGGAAGCCATTCAGAG GATTTGCAGATGCAAAAGAAGCTTTTTGTTCCAAGAGTGGAGGATAGGAACAGAAACATGCGAATGCTTCACATCTCAAGCACTAACGATTTGATTGCAAATTCAATGGACATTCTGGAACCAGCTCCAGTCGATGCTGATGGAAATGAACGTGAAGATG TATTGTTCGCAAATGAGCCTGTTGATTTGTTTCTTTTACCTG TTACTACGACACCTTTTTGTCAAGATATCAAGAGCTTGCAATGGAGCGGAATTGGAAGCAACCTCTCAAAA TTGCACTTTGTTACTCAGTGCAGATAG
- the LOC107760804 gene encoding 5-formyltetrahydrofolate cyclo-ligase, mitochondrial isoform X1, with product MTNPWTVATSATAVGLSSTRFFFTRSAILRRQPSPCYGVATMSATGEQNFSSDAAHLETIFKQKKALRSVVKRDLKSMDPTLRSQEDEAIQRIVMEAPWFKACKRLCAYISCSALREVDTTRILSHILGSHSEDLQMQKKLFVPRVEDRNRNMRMLHISSTNDLIANSMDILEPAPVDADGNEREDVLFANEPVDLFLLPGLAFDKAGRRLGRGGGYYDTFLSRYQELAMERNWKQPLKIALCYSVQIVDEGTIPLTPNDILVDALVSPSGVIPISPAALEIHH from the exons ATGACCAATCCTTGGACAGTAGCCACGTCAGCTACTGCGGTGGGACTATCCAGCACCCGCTTCTTTTTCACCCGCTCCGCCATCCTCCGCCGTCAACCCTCACCGTGTTACGGCGTGGCCACCATGAGCGCCACCGGAGAACAAAACTTCAGTTCGGACGCTGCCCATTTGGAAACAATTTTCAAGCAGAAAAAGGCCCTCCGTTCTGTTGTGAAAAGAGATCTCAAGTCCATGGATCCCACCCTTAGATCCCAAGAAG ATGAAGCAATACAAAGGATTGTAATGGAGGCTCCATGGTTTAAGGCTTGCAAGAGATTGTGTGCTTACATAAGCTGTAGTGCTTTGCGAGAAGTAGATACAACCCGAATACTATCTCATATTCTCGGAAGCCATTCAGAG GATTTGCAGATGCAAAAGAAGCTTTTTGTTCCAAGAGTGGAGGATAGGAACAGAAACATGCGAATGCTTCACATCTCAAGCACTAACGATTTGATTGCAAATTCAATGGACATTCTGGAACCAGCTCCAGTCGATGCTGATGGAAATGAACGTGAAGATG TATTGTTCGCAAATGAGCCTGTTGATTTGTTTCTTTTACCTG GACTTGCATTTGATAAAGCTGGAAGACGGTTGGGCCGCGGTGGAGG TTACTACGACACCTTTTTGTCAAGATATCAAGAGCTTGCAATGGAGCGGAATTGGAAGCAACCTCTCAAAA TTGCACTTTGTTACTCAGTGCAGATAGTGGATGAGGGTACTATACCACTAACTCCAAATGATATTCTTGTGGATGCACTTGTATCACCTTCCGGTGTGATTCCTATTAGTCCAGCTGCGCTGGAGATACACCATTGA